From the Bacillus sp. SM2101 genome, one window contains:
- the motS gene encoding flagellar motor protein MotS, protein MRDRKRVHTARKKGAPAWMVTFSDLITLILVFFILMFSMSQIDIVKFKAVANSFKTNHILDFDPSPIPFDPLSAEDIHLKEGSGETTISDPLNELVVEIQLFLEENGLEDVIVANRYERGVVLVLQEKVLFNTAEAIIQPSAYPFLDKVGNLLGDMSNLVKVEGHTDNRPIETFRYPSNWELSTARASSVIRYLIEEHQLDDIRFEAVGFSDTRPVAPNSNPENWEKNRRVEIVISDPEYIEQTN, encoded by the coding sequence ATGAGAGATAGGAAAAGAGTGCATACTGCAAGAAAAAAAGGTGCACCTGCTTGGATGGTTACTTTTTCTGACCTTATAACTTTAATTCTTGTTTTTTTCATATTAATGTTTTCAATGTCGCAAATTGATATTGTTAAGTTTAAAGCTGTTGCTAATTCATTTAAAACGAACCATATTTTAGACTTTGATCCATCTCCTATCCCCTTCGATCCATTATCAGCAGAAGATATACATTTGAAAGAGGGTAGTGGGGAGACCACTATTTCAGATCCATTAAATGAATTAGTTGTAGAAATACAACTATTCCTCGAAGAGAATGGTCTTGAAGATGTCATTGTAGCTAATCGTTATGAGCGTGGAGTTGTTTTAGTTTTACAAGAAAAGGTTTTATTTAACACTGCGGAAGCAATTATTCAGCCATCCGCTTATCCATTTTTAGATAAGGTTGGAAATTTATTAGGTGACATGTCAAATCTAGTTAAAGTGGAAGGGCATACAGATAATCGTCCAATTGAAACTTTTAGATACCCATCAAATTGGGAATTATCTACAGCTCGGGCTAGCAGTGTTATTCGTTATTTAATAGAAGAGCATCAGCTAGATGATATCCGCTTTGAAGCTGTCGGATTTAGTGATACTAGACCCGTTGCTCCTAACTCTAAT
- the motP gene encoding flagellar motor protein MotP, with translation MKKKFDLLTPSGLVLAVAMFLFGIISNSGSTGLSSFIHFPSMYIVLGGLTAGLLTSFPLKDIKLLFKVLKEAFSQNEQELQGLINTFVNLSDRARREGLLALEAEIENVNDPFIKKGVLLAVDGIEPDVINDIMDAEISAMEERHRKGRSILERAGELAPAWGMIGTLTGLVLMLKNLNDPTTLGPNMAIALITTLYGSLLANIVFIPLASKLALKTEKEVFLKQIIIEGVIGVQSGQNPKILEEKLSAFLSYKERVGIEDEEVEEAAQNER, from the coding sequence ATGAAAAAAAAATTCGATTTACTAACACCTAGTGGATTAGTTCTTGCAGTAGCTATGTTTTTATTCGGTATAATATCAAATAGTGGATCGACAGGATTATCCTCATTTATCCATTTCCCATCAATGTATATTGTTTTGGGTGGTTTAACCGCTGGGTTGTTAACAAGTTTTCCCTTAAAAGACATTAAACTTTTATTTAAGGTGTTAAAAGAAGCATTTAGTCAAAATGAACAGGAGCTACAAGGATTAATTAATACATTTGTCAATTTATCTGATAGGGCGAGAAGGGAAGGTTTACTTGCATTAGAAGCTGAAATTGAAAATGTTAACGATCCGTTTATTAAAAAAGGTGTCCTATTAGCTGTAGATGGTATAGAACCTGATGTTATTAATGATATTATGGATGCTGAAATTTCTGCAATGGAAGAAAGACATCGGAAGGGAAGAAGTATTCTTGAAAGGGCTGGAGAACTAGCACCTGCCTGGGGAATGATTGGTACCTTAACAGGATTAGTATTAATGCTCAAAAATTTGAATGATCCAACGACTTTAGGTCCCAATATGGCAATTGCTTTAATAACTACATTGTACGGCTCATTACTCGCTAATATAGTTTTCATTCCATTAGCATCAAAACTTGCTTTGAAAACAGAAAAAGAAGTATTTTTGAAGCAAATTATCATTGAAGGGGTGATTGGGGTTCAATCTGGTCAAAACCCTAAAATTTTGGAAGAAAAGCTCAGTGCCTTTTTATCTTATAAGGAGCGAGTGGGCATCGAAGATGAGGAGGTAGAGGAGGCAGCTCAAAATGAGAGATAG
- the ccpA gene encoding catabolite control protein A, giving the protein MNVTIYDVAREANVSMATVSRVVNGNPNVKPATRKKVLETIEQLGYRPNAVARGLASKKTTTVGVIIPDISSIFYAELARGIEDIATMYKYNIILSNSDQNKEKELHLINTMLGKQVDGIVYMSGNITKDHVEQFKKSQVPVVLAASIEEENIIPSVNIDYEQAAFDATTSFINNGHKKIAYVSGPLDNQISSIKKLEGYKKALSEAGLQYVDEYVLEGDYTYDSGIEAYKKIEEMPNKPTAVFAGNDEMALGVIHGAQDHGTVIPKDMEVIGFDNTRLSFMVRPQLTTVVQPMYDIGAVAMRLLTKYMNKEKVEDSVVVLPHRIEFRHSTN; this is encoded by the coding sequence ATGAATGTTACTATATATGATGTTGCACGTGAGGCTAATGTATCAATGGCAACTGTTTCAAGGGTTGTAAATGGGAACCCAAATGTAAAACCAGCGACGAGGAAAAAAGTATTAGAGACAATTGAACAACTTGGATATCGACCAAATGCAGTGGCACGTGGTTTAGCGAGTAAAAAAACTACAACTGTCGGTGTGATCATTCCTGATATATCAAGTATCTTCTACGCTGAGCTAGCGAGAGGTATAGAAGATATAGCAACAATGTATAAATATAACATTATTTTAAGCAACTCCGATCAAAATAAAGAAAAAGAGCTTCATTTAATTAATACCATGCTTGGAAAACAAGTCGATGGAATCGTTTATATGAGTGGGAATATTACAAAAGATCATGTTGAACAATTTAAAAAATCACAAGTACCAGTAGTTTTAGCAGCATCTATTGAAGAAGAAAATATTATCCCTTCTGTTAACATTGATTATGAACAAGCTGCATTTGATGCGACAACTAGCTTTATTAATAATGGCCATAAAAAAATTGCATACGTCAGTGGCCCACTTGATAATCAAATTAGTAGTATAAAGAAGCTAGAAGGATATAAAAAAGCTCTTTCAGAAGCTGGGCTACAATATGTAGATGAATATGTTCTTGAAGGTGATTATACTTATGATTCAGGGATTGAGGCTTACAAAAAGATAGAGGAGATGCCAAATAAACCAACGGCTGTTTTTGCTGGGAATGATGAAATGGCTTTAGGTGTCATTCATGGGGCGCAAGATCATGGCACAGTGATTCCTAAAGATATGGAAGTGATTGGCTTTGATAATACAAGGCTATCTTTTATGGTGCGACCACAATTGACGACAGTTGTTCAACCTATGTATGATATCGGTGCAGTAGCAATGCGGTTGTTAACAAAATATATGAATAAAGAGAAGGTAGAGGATAGCGTCGTAGTACTTCCTCATAGAATTGAGTTTCGTCATTCAACAAATTAA